A single genomic interval of Aureliella helgolandensis harbors:
- a CDS encoding HNH endonuclease → MTEGSALGCSVLVLNRFYMAIRVVNVRRALTLLYRNCAEVITIEESSYTNYNFDAWCEVSQLLALEKQPEEDYIQAVGFELQVPRIVRLTRYDKVPRSSVRFNRKNLFSRDNHCCQYCGQVRPTNQLSLDHVVPRSHGGKTTWENIVCSCLQCNSRKGGRTPTEAGMKLLSVPEKPRSNPSMALPLQDPRYSSWRTFVPSTGGNVAAR, encoded by the coding sequence ATGACGGAAGGTTCTGCGCTGGGATGCAGCGTATTGGTGCTCAACCGATTCTACATGGCTATTCGCGTAGTGAATGTGCGACGCGCGCTCACGCTGCTGTATCGCAATTGCGCGGAGGTCATCACCATCGAAGAGAGTAGCTATACCAATTACAATTTCGATGCTTGGTGTGAGGTCAGCCAGTTGCTGGCCCTCGAAAAACAGCCTGAGGAAGACTATATCCAAGCCGTAGGGTTTGAATTGCAAGTCCCCCGGATTGTACGGTTGACCCGCTACGACAAAGTGCCACGTTCCTCGGTTCGCTTCAATCGCAAGAACCTATTCTCACGCGACAACCACTGTTGCCAGTATTGCGGACAGGTGCGTCCCACCAACCAACTGAGCCTCGATCATGTGGTGCCGCGTTCCCACGGTGGTAAGACGACCTGGGAGAATATTGTCTGCAGTTGCTTGCAATGCAATTCGCGAAAAGGGGGCCGGACACCGACGGAAGCTGGGATGAAACTGCTATCGGTTCCCGAGAAACCGCGTAGCAATCCCTCGATGGCGCTGCCCTTGCAAGACCCACGCTATTCCAGCTGGAGAACTTTTGTGCCTAGCACGGGTGGCAACGTCGCAGCGCGTTGA
- a CDS encoding carbamoyltransferase family protein, protein MVSILGISAFYHDSAAALIVDGVIVAAAQEERFSRRKHDARFPTQAVAFCLEKAGLQTNQLDYVGFYEKPITKFERLLETYLAFAPSGYRSFRQAMPQWVQKKLHHPRELRQGLHGEYTGKFVFTDHHQSHAASAFFPSPFEQAAILTLDGVGEWSTTCIGHGAGRKIELSEELRFPHSLGLLYSAFTYYTGFRVNSGEYKLMGLAPYGQPVYRDLILEHLIDLKQDGSFRMDMSYFNYCQGLTMTSPKLHRLLGGPPRSAESEITQREMDLAASAQAVAEEVVLRIAHYAHLQTRCSNLVLAGGVALNCVANGRLLREGPFEEVWIQPAAGDAGGALGTALFISHQLLEQPRVPRPPTAPAAPPSPAGASSGPAEDRPPSTSLAPSNQAASLASRTDRQRGSLLGQSFSESEISQALDALGAVYTRVEDPAKLCERVAKLLAEGNVVGWFQGRAEFGPRALGNRSILGDARNPKMQSVMNLKIKFRESFRPFAPIVLRQYASQYFELRPDQDSPYMLLVAPIRDQWRNPLNEEQESAFGIEKLNACRSQLPAITHVDYSARIQTVDKAPNPLLHQLLSTFHAQTGCPVLINTSFNVRSEPIVNSPTEAYRCFQLTDMDALVIGQHLMLRNQQSQSISQSMRDQYLAQFELD, encoded by the coding sequence ATGGTTAGCATTCTTGGAATCTCCGCGTTCTACCACGACTCTGCGGCCGCGTTGATCGTTGATGGGGTGATCGTTGCAGCCGCCCAGGAGGAGCGTTTTTCGCGCCGCAAGCACGACGCGCGTTTCCCGACGCAAGCCGTCGCCTTCTGCCTGGAAAAAGCTGGACTCCAAACCAACCAGCTCGACTACGTCGGCTTCTATGAAAAACCGATTACCAAATTCGAACGATTGCTCGAGACCTATCTAGCCTTTGCCCCGAGCGGCTATCGCTCCTTCCGGCAAGCCATGCCACAGTGGGTCCAAAAAAAACTCCACCACCCTCGTGAACTTCGCCAAGGGTTGCATGGAGAATACACCGGAAAGTTCGTCTTCACCGATCACCATCAATCCCACGCGGCTAGCGCCTTCTTCCCCTCCCCCTTCGAGCAGGCGGCCATCCTAACTCTAGATGGCGTTGGCGAATGGTCAACGACTTGCATCGGTCACGGCGCTGGCAGGAAGATCGAATTATCTGAGGAGCTACGTTTCCCGCATTCACTCGGGCTCCTCTACTCCGCATTCACCTACTACACCGGGTTTCGAGTCAACAGTGGTGAATACAAATTGATGGGCTTGGCACCGTACGGCCAGCCGGTGTATCGCGATCTGATTCTTGAGCACTTGATCGATTTGAAGCAAGACGGCTCCTTTCGCATGGACATGAGCTACTTCAACTACTGCCAAGGCTTGACCATGACATCTCCCAAGCTCCATCGCCTCCTGGGCGGACCTCCCCGATCGGCGGAATCCGAGATTACCCAACGCGAAATGGACCTCGCCGCTTCCGCCCAGGCTGTAGCCGAGGAAGTAGTGCTCCGCATTGCGCATTACGCGCACCTCCAGACACGATGCTCGAACCTTGTCCTGGCAGGCGGCGTGGCCTTGAACTGCGTCGCCAATGGAAGACTACTCCGCGAGGGGCCCTTCGAAGAGGTCTGGATTCAACCGGCGGCCGGCGACGCAGGTGGAGCTCTCGGCACCGCGCTCTTTATTAGCCATCAATTGCTGGAACAACCACGTGTGCCCCGCCCGCCCACGGCCCCCGCAGCCCCACCTTCACCCGCTGGCGCGAGCAGCGGTCCGGCGGAAGATCGCCCCCCGTCCACATCGCTGGCCCCGTCTAACCAAGCAGCCAGCCTGGCCTCCCGAACCGATCGCCAGCGAGGCTCTTTACTTGGGCAAAGCTTCAGTGAAAGTGAGATCTCCCAGGCACTCGACGCGCTGGGAGCCGTCTACACCCGCGTGGAGGATCCAGCCAAGTTGTGCGAGCGCGTTGCCAAGCTATTAGCAGAAGGGAATGTTGTGGGCTGGTTTCAAGGGCGAGCAGAATTTGGCCCACGCGCCCTCGGCAATCGAAGTATTTTGGGAGATGCGCGGAATCCAAAAATGCAATCGGTCATGAATTTGAAAATCAAGTTCCGCGAGTCGTTTCGCCCCTTTGCCCCCATTGTTTTGCGACAGTACGCCAGCCAGTACTTTGAACTGCGCCCCGATCAAGACTCACCCTACATGCTCCTGGTGGCTCCGATCCGTGATCAATGGCGGAACCCCTTAAACGAGGAACAGGAGTCTGCGTTCGGAATTGAAAAACTGAATGCTTGCCGCTCGCAGCTACCCGCCATTACACATGTCGATTATTCAGCGCGGATCCAGACGGTCGACAAGGCCCCCAACCCCCTGCTCCACCAACTGCTGAGCACGTTTCATGCACAGACCGGTTGCCCCGTCCTGATCAACACCAGCTTTAATGTACGCAGCGAACCCATTGTAAATTCTCCCACCGAGGCGTACCGTTGTTTCCAGTTGACCGATATGGACGCATTGGTCATCGGGCAACATCTAATGCTGCGGAACCAGCAATCCCAGTCAATCAGTCAATCGATGCGCGACCAATACCTCGCTCAATTCGAATTAGACTGA
- a CDS encoding YqaE/Pmp3 family membrane protein: MGPSDPPTNNIIKILLAILLPPVGVFLEVGFGLHFWLNIILTLCGWVPGIIHAVIIILSK, from the coding sequence ATGGGCCCCAGCGATCCCCCGACCAATAACATTATTAAGATCTTGCTGGCAATCTTGTTGCCGCCCGTTGGCGTTTTCCTAGAGGTTGGTTTCGGTCTCCATTTTTGGCTGAACATCATCCTGACGCTTTGTGGCTGGGTGCCGGGCATTATTCACGCCGTGATTATCATCCTGAGTAAATAA
- a CDS encoding DUF5989 family protein, whose amino-acid sequence MNDSKPKPPSEFERLEEEPELSLVAEFWIFIKENKAWWMVPILLVLGLIGALVVLGSTGAAPFIYTIF is encoded by the coding sequence ATGAACGATTCGAAACCTAAGCCTCCCAGCGAATTCGAGCGTTTGGAGGAGGAGCCGGAACTCTCGCTAGTCGCCGAATTCTGGATCTTCATCAAAGAAAACAAAGCTTGGTGGATGGTCCCCATCCTATTGGTATTGGGACTGATCGGTGCTCTCGTCGTCCTGGGGTCCACCGGTGCGGCACCATTCATCTACACCATATTCTGA
- a CDS encoding CAAX prenyl protease-related protein, which translates to MALTFVLTFVLYLLGTSFVARFDTQWYPLAYSLLVLLIGATQAWLLLRPQRPGAASQAGVEAAAAKPIVSPHWRILPALVVGILGIVLWIFISHLHPEQWVADWLPGFLKPQPRVGYNPFEEIESPAWRWAFIAFRLLGIAIVVPIAEELFWRGFLMRWLIDPEWERVPLGEYTLSSCLTVTLMFTLAHPEWLAAAVYCLLINGLMYWKRDLWQCIVAHGVSNLALAIYVMLTGAWWLW; encoded by the coding sequence TTGGCACTGACTTTCGTCCTGACCTTCGTGCTCTATCTGCTCGGCACTAGTTTCGTAGCTCGATTTGATACGCAGTGGTATCCGCTGGCGTACTCTTTGCTGGTCTTGTTGATCGGTGCTACTCAGGCCTGGCTTTTGCTAAGGCCTCAGCGGCCTGGAGCGGCAAGCCAAGCGGGGGTAGAAGCCGCCGCTGCCAAACCAATTGTTTCGCCACACTGGCGGATCCTGCCAGCTTTGGTGGTTGGGATTCTTGGGATTGTGCTGTGGATTTTTATCAGTCATTTGCATCCCGAACAATGGGTGGCTGACTGGCTACCTGGGTTCTTAAAGCCGCAACCTAGAGTGGGATACAACCCCTTCGAGGAGATCGAATCGCCAGCGTGGCGGTGGGCGTTTATCGCTTTCCGGTTGCTGGGCATTGCGATCGTGGTACCCATTGCGGAAGAGCTCTTCTGGCGTGGATTCTTGATGCGGTGGCTCATCGATCCCGAATGGGAACGGGTACCGTTGGGGGAGTATACGCTTTCCTCTTGCCTCACGGTAACATTGATGTTCACTTTGGCTCATCCCGAGTGGCTAGCCGCGGCTGTCTACTGCCTGCTGATCAATGGGCTGATGTATTGGAAACGCGATTTGTGGCAATGCATTGTCGCCCATGGCGTCAGCAATTTGGCGCTAGCGATCTACGTGATGCTTACCGGCGCCTGGTGGCTGTGGTAG